The following coding sequences lie in one Cotesia glomerata isolate CgM1 linkage group LG5, MPM_Cglom_v2.3, whole genome shotgun sequence genomic window:
- the LOC123265528 gene encoding uncharacterized protein LOC123265528 — translation MPPSSKESETDSDCSSKSNSRSAKNVQFKISKDAELAVQGLKQPKLIPIIKDGQHLKIVKIVHSSENSQSTPHKPGENSQITGSVGSMQTILRAILQTTQNNTALLNSLSEKVDEQKEMISTLTASINQRQNPGHSASMSAKPDFLPFSTVAEIKEYEGTTEQRRNQLKNYVSSFRGGKSISDNIRYVLKNNFLMKDELLITYNYIESSKGKPNTIAGSTLDRDLLSAFRSMYPNLTVHQYHEAFKGAMKAADSRLKKKKPDLVLSKKRKKTDFTEKFYTDSQENQPPTSD, via the exons agtgAAACCGATAGTGATTGCAGCAGTAAAAGTAATAGCAGATCAGCGAAGAATGTTCAATTTAAGATTAGCAAGGATGCTGAATTGGCAGTACAGGGATTGAAGCAACCGAAATTAATTCCAATAATAAAAGATGGCCAACACTTGAAAATAGTGAAGATAGTCCATTCGTCAGAAAATTCTCAATCTACACCACATAAACCTGGAGAAAATTCACAGATTACAGGATCCGTTGGTTCAATGCAGACTATCCTTCGTGCAATTCTACAAACTACACAAAACAACACTGCATTATTGAA ttcaCTCTCAGAAAAAGTAGATGAGCAAAAAGAGATGATTTCCACCTTGACAGCTTCAATAAATCAGCGCCAAAACCCAGGACATTCAGCATCGATGAGTGCCAAGCCTGATTTTTTGCCTTTCTCAACTGTTGCAGAGATAAAGGAGTACGAAGGAACAACAGAACAACGAAGGAATCAATTA aaaaattatgtGAGCAGTTTCCGAGGAGGAAAATCCATATCGGATAATATCCGATatgtattgaaaaataattttctcatgAAAGATGAATTGttgattacatataattatattgagTCAAGTAAGGGGAAACCCAATACTATAGCTGGCTCTACGCTCGATCGTGATTTACTgt CGGCTTTTCGAAGTATGTATCCGAACTTAACGGTTCATCAATACCATGAAGCATTCAAAGGCGCAATGAAAGCAGCAGATTCTcgtttaaaaaagaaaaaacctGACTTGGTACTGtctaaaaaaagaaagaagacagattttacagaaaaattttacactgATTCGCAGGAAAATCAACCTCCAACAAGCGATTAA